The genomic stretch GCTTCTTCTCCACAACTTGTCAAGATCCCATAACCTTTATCTCCTTCAACATAAAGCCGATCAATCAAGCCTCTGGCTAACTCATTACCAATCCTTTCCCCCAAAGATAACATGGCGGCTGACATCGCTGATACCCTTTCTTCATCCATTCCACTGGGCAATGTCGATGCTAAAGGTAGACCATCAGGTGATACGAGGGCAGCCCCCTGTACATCACTTGTACTCGTTACTAGATTTTGCAAAATGCTTTCTAGTTTTGCAACATTGATCCCCATCTTTTTCTCCTTGCTTTGATTCTGTTATGTAGTTGGATTTACTAGATTTAGATGTCGAGATATGCGATCGCTATTTCATACTTGCCGCACCTGTAGAAATCAGGCGTTTAAACAGTCCTTCAGTCCATCCTGTTTCCTGCAAGACTGCTTGAGAAGTGACTTCAACATAGGCTTGCTCAATAAAAGCAAGATCGATCATGCAAATTCTTCCCAATGCTTCTCTTACTTCGTCAGAGATCCCAGCCGTTTTGAGCTGTTGACCTACTTCATTAACAACCGTTGCCATTGCTGGGACAACATGTTGTGGTCCAATCCCAATCTGCACATGGACTAGTCCAATCCGCCAACGACGAGCAGCATAGACACTTCCCCAGTCATCCATACCTGTAAACATTTCCCCAAACCACTCAATGAATGTTTCATTTAAGCGGTGCATCCGACCTTCTTTAGCAGTCAGAATTGCATTCATTTCTTGATCGCGAGCTAAATAGGCATAAAAGACCTCTGCCATTTTTGCAGCGATCGAGCTTCCCCATGCTGCATTTGCCTTTAGCAAGGCCTTATCTGCGGCAGAGAAAGAGACCCGCCTTTCCATCGTTGCCATAAAAGCTTGAGAATCGAGAGCCATAGATACTCCTAGTTATTGTGTGATCAGGGTAGTTATTTATAGCCTTCCTATTTCCCCATAATTATAGTTTCTAAATTTAGAAGCTATAGGGTTACCACAAGCACTATAAAGTTGAGAATTTGAGAAGACTATTAACTTGCTAATGTCTTAAATATATTCAAAGTGAATATTGACTCCGAACATATATTTGATTATAGATGTATCTATGAGATAGAAATCAAATTCTTAAAGAAAATAGTTAATACTAAACAATCACTCAAATAAGATTTTTTAAATATTTCTAGGAAAAATTTCAACAATAAAAAATGCCCAAAACCTGTTTGAACTTATATTCTTTTACCAAGAAAAATATAAATTTAAACAGGATTCAACAATAAAAATATAATTACTTTTTACTGATTTATGAGATTTAATCAGATTTTACTGCGATCGCTCTCATATTTTCTAAGTAGCTGGGCGCAATTAAATATAAAGCTCTAAAAGCTGTGGCACACGCTGCGCGTGCGCCACAGCTTTTGGTTCTAGTTAGTTTTTAATTATGCCTAGCTACTTATAGGGGTTTAGATTCGCGCCTTTAGTGCAAATCTAAACTATGAAAGAGCGGCTTTGAGTTCACCTGTAACACGCTTGATTTCTAGCATCAGTAATCCTTGTTTAGCGGCTTTGCTGGCAAGTACCAGTAAAACTGCCTCTTCTCCACAACTGGTTAAAATGCCATAACCTTTATCACCCTCAACATACAAGCGATCGATCACGCCTCTAGCTAGTTCATTACCGATACGTTCGCCGAGGGAGAGCATTGCCGCAGACATTGCCGAGACTCGCTCTTCATCCATGCCACTTGGTAAAGTCGATGCTAGGGGTAGCCCATCGGGCGATACCAGTGCAGCCCCCTGTACATCACTGGTACTTGTTACTAGATTTTGCAGAATGCTTTCTAGTTTTGCAACATTAATACCCATTGTTTTTCTCCTTTTCTTTAATTTATTGTTTGAGTTGATTTTTGGGTAACTAGAGTAGGAATCATGAACTAGATAACTTATTTTGAATCAAGCAACTTTTGGATAGTTCTGAGTACTATTTCCTAATAAGTTCAATCGAATAGATTTGACTAACCAATTACTTCAAATTCAATGACATCATGGGAACTCCCCCGCAGAACTGACTCTGTTTGTTTCCCGCGCAGACGTTTTCCGACAACTTGCTCGAGTACACCTTGAATTGCACCTAAAGTGAAAGTTAGTTTACGAGGCGAACCTTCAGGCTCACCTGCTGAACAAATTGTTTCTCGACAATGAACTCTGATTACTTCATTAGTTTCTTCAATCTGGTCTACAATGCAAAGTCTTGTGCCATCTTTACCCAAGGTTTTCTGGAGTAAGGGAATCAGATCTTCGTGAGAAGTCCCACTTCCTTTGATCCCAAGCTGCTCTGCAATTTGTCTGCCACGTGCGCGACCAGCAGAAATTAGTGCGATCGCGGCTGCTTTTTCCCCTAAAGCCTCCTCAGTGCCAGTGACTACAGCCTTGAAACACACAATGCTGCTAAATTCGCCAAGTTCATTACGCATAAATATCTCCAAAACTAAAAATCGACTTTTGCGATCAAGACAATCATTAACATAAGCAAAGTACTATCTCAAAGTACCTGCCAACTTAACCTATTAAATTGCTCTTCCCCAGAGACTTAGGCAATGTTAAGTCTAAGAACTTAATTATGTAGATTAGTGATGATGATTAATGGATAATTCAGATGTTGTCTTGGATCATATCTAGATAATTATAGATGTTTGTGTTGATATTAAAAATAGAAACACAAATTCTTAATAATCAATAAAGGAATTTGGGCTACTTCATCTTTAATAATCTTTGCAATGTTTTTATATTGAGATCATTACAAAATACTTATAGCATTCCTAAATATTTTGTAGTTTTTGGGTTTACACATAAGAGTAAACCTACAACAGCCCTCTTAAATACAGACTATTTATTGTGGCACAAGCATTTGTTTGGGTTTCGTCAAGTAAGTAGCTAGGTGCAATTAAATATAAAACCAAAAAAACTGTAGCGCACGCTGCACAGGCGCGACAGGTTTTTACTCTGGTTTTTAATTATGCCCAGCTACTTAGCAGGTCTCTTAAGATAGCCTTAACCTTAAGCTAAGTTACTGTAGGTCTAATATTTTAGAATATAACTCTGCCAAAAGAATCTATTAACTTTTGTAACATTTATTATAGGGTTTATTCAATTTTTTACCATGAGTTTCTTCTGCTAACGGCAATAAAATTTTAAACGTTAATATAAAATATCTAGCTTAAGAATTAGAGATTAATAGCTCTTATTTCCTTTTTCTTTCAAATCCTTAATTTATTATAAGCATTATGGTGGTTGCGATACAATATCAATATCAGCAGATATCACTGGAAATAGAAATAAGCATATTTCACTGAATTTATGGTAGCAATGAGTATAAAGCAAGAACAAAACATTCGTGAAGTTGTTAGTAGATTTGAGAAGGCGTTATCAGGATTTGTTGAGAGTGAGCAAGGTAGGGAATGTGATGTCAGTGAAACTTATTTTAATCATGCTGTGGCAAAGGCTGCAAGGCGCTATACCAAGAACTATTTAGAGATCCATTCTTTTGCACAGTTATTCGGGAGTCAAAAACTACCAGATCTTTCTTCCATTTATATTCTTCAGAAGTTTCAACCTCATACTTCTATTCGGAATTTTAATTCAGTTAATGAACTTGAAGAGGCATTTACTCGCGATCTTCAGAGGAGTAATCATAGCAAAGGTAGCAATCTAATCGGACTGAACATTGCTAATGAAGAAGAATATCTCACAATTCTGGGACATCCTGCTGTAGGGAAAACGACTTTTCTAAAGTACATTGGACTAGAGGCTCTACACTATCCAGATAGTCGCTATCGGCATGAAGTGCTACCTGTATTTTTAAAGATGTGGAAGTTCTGCCGTAATACAGATACATTATTGCAGGCGATCGCTGAGGAATTTAATAAAGCTGGCTTCCCCTTTTCACAGCAATTAGCATTATGGATGCTCGAACAGGGTAAGTTACTGATTTTAGTTGATGGTTTGAATGAGGCGGTATTATCTCAAACCCATCTATCGCAGCATGTGCAAGATTTCGTAAAGACATATCCCAAAAATCGTTACATAGTCTCTAGTCGTTTAGCTTCCTATCAAAATAGTTTGGGACAGTTTTTAGAAGTCGTATTACAACCTTGGGGAGATTTGCATGTTCAGGAATATATCCATAAATGGTTTGCGATCGCCTATGAGTCAGAGGTTATCGATGAGTCGATGAGTTCTATCTCAAATGCAACCTCGTCATCTCCTAAATCCAAACAGGATCTAGCTTCGGAGGAAGCTCAAAGGTGTTGGAAAATTTTGCAATTACACCCTATTGCTAAAGAATTAGCAAAGTCCCCTTTATGTTTATCTCTGTTATGTCTGCTTAGCGATCGCCGTTATAGTTTTCCTAGTAATATTAGTGGACTTTATCAAAAAGCAATTCATTTACTATTTGAAGAACAGATTGTAAAAAATCAATTACAAAACAATGAAGGAGAGCAAAGCCTCAGTACTGACATATTGGATCTGATCTTAACGGAAATTGCCTATAAGGGATTTGAGCTTAGGCAAAATCTCTTCTCTTTAGAAGAGATAACAGAGCATATCCAAACGATCTTAAGTAGTTGTACGGTTGATTTGCAGAAATTAGAAGTTGAATTTGTCCTTAAGGTGTTGCAGCAGATGGGAATCTGTAGACTTACGAATTTAAATACATCTGTGAGCTTGGTATTTAGTCATATTACTTTTCAAGAATATTTTGTTGCCCGATATATATACAACCACGGTAAAGTCAGACAACTTGTTCCTAATCATTTAAGCGATCGCCGTTGGCAAGAGGTTTTTCTATTGCTTGCGGGAATGATGGTGGGTAATACGGAAGAACTCTTATTATGTATTGAGTCACAGGCTTTTGACTATATCAATACCAATAGACTACGCGATATCTTAGATTGGCTAGAACAAATAACAATCAATTCAACAGGTAATTTAAAAAATGTTGCGAAGCGCATTGCTTCACTCTTTTTGGCACGTCCTCGTTTTTTATCAGAACTTGCAACTGCTTTGGTATTAACCAGAATGTTGGGAATTGCTCGTGATTTATATGAAACTTTTGATCTATCGATCAACTTTAGCAAAATATTTGAATCTGACCTATCAATGAGCCTTGCCCATGCCCTTGATTTTGATAGTGAAACAGAGCTTAATCTAACACTCCAACTCTGTAGCAATATTGAACAATCCCTTGCTCCCATTAATTTTGATTCAAGATATATCAATTTTATGGCGGTCAATACTAGATTAGAATCTTTACATACTCAAGTGCCAAGTTATGATCAAGCCTTTGAAGTACGAGAAGAATTTCGACAGAAAATAAGTCGGATATGGCTAAAAACACTATATTTACCATCGGATTTAAATCAAATTTCGCATCAGGAAGTAGAGTCTCTAGAAAATTATCTCTATGCCAACCTCTTGATGGTGAAGTGTAAAAAAACGGCGATCGCCGTTTCTCTCAAAACTTGGGAAGAGATTGAATCGCGCATGTTGAGAATTATCAGGGATTAACAGAAAGGGGGGATTTGCCCCCCTTTCTGTTAATTCACAACGCGGAGTTTAGTTACCTTGAGGGTGAATTTACCACCACTGCTACCACCAAAGGAAGAAACGCGGATGGTATAACTTCCTGATTGACGCACTTTAAAAAATATTAACGAGTTTGTGGCATCACTTGCAGCATCATCATTTTCGGCAATGATATCGCCCTTGACATCTAGCAAACTTAAAACCGTATCAAAGCTGCCTGAACTTACGGT from Pseudanabaena sp. Chao 1811 encodes the following:
- a CDS encoding roadblock/LC7 domain-containing protein; translated protein: MGINVAKLESILQNLVTSTSDVQGAALVSPDGLPLASTLPSGMDEERVSAMSAAMLSLGERIGNELARGLIDRLYVEGDKGYGILTSCGEEAVLLVLASKAAKQGLLMLEIKRVTGELKAALS
- a CDS encoding protoglobin domain-containing protein, whose product is MALDSQAFMATMERRVSFSAADKALLKANAAWGSSIAAKMAEVFYAYLARDQEMNAILTAKEGRMHRLNETFIEWFGEMFTGMDDWGSVYAARRWRIGLVHVQIGIGPQHVVPAMATVVNEVGQQLKTAGISDEVREALGRICMIDLAFIEQAYVEVTSQAVLQETGWTEGLFKRLISTGAASMK
- a CDS encoding roadblock/LC7 domain-containing protein; this encodes MGINVAKLESILQNLVTSTSDVQGAALVSPDGLPLASTLPSGMDEERVSAMSAAMLSLGERIGNELARGVIDRLYVEGDKGYGILTSCGEEAVLLVLASKAAKQGLLMLEIKRVTGELKAALS
- a CDS encoding NACHT domain-containing protein, whose translation is MSIKQEQNIREVVSRFEKALSGFVESEQGRECDVSETYFNHAVAKAARRYTKNYLEIHSFAQLFGSQKLPDLSSIYILQKFQPHTSIRNFNSVNELEEAFTRDLQRSNHSKGSNLIGLNIANEEEYLTILGHPAVGKTTFLKYIGLEALHYPDSRYRHEVLPVFLKMWKFCRNTDTLLQAIAEEFNKAGFPFSQQLALWMLEQGKLLILVDGLNEAVLSQTHLSQHVQDFVKTYPKNRYIVSSRLASYQNSLGQFLEVVLQPWGDLHVQEYIHKWFAIAYESEVIDESMSSISNATSSSPKSKQDLASEEAQRCWKILQLHPIAKELAKSPLCLSLLCLLSDRRYSFPSNISGLYQKAIHLLFEEQIVKNQLQNNEGEQSLSTDILDLILTEIAYKGFELRQNLFSLEEITEHIQTILSSCTVDLQKLEVEFVLKVLQQMGICRLTNLNTSVSLVFSHITFQEYFVARYIYNHGKVRQLVPNHLSDRRWQEVFLLLAGMMVGNTEELLLCIESQAFDYINTNRLRDILDWLEQITINSTGNLKNVAKRIASLFLARPRFLSELATALVLTRMLGIARDLYETFDLSINFSKIFESDLSMSLAHALDFDSETELNLTLQLCSNIEQSLAPINFDSRYINFMAVNTRLESLHTQVPSYDQAFEVREEFRQKISRIWLKTLYLPSDLNQISHQEVESLENYLYANLLMVKCKKTAIAVSLKTWEEIESRMLRIIRD